In Qingrenia yutianensis, the sequence TTACAACCGTATCGGGATTGGGTTCCTCCTGCGGCTGCACTGTGGTCTGCACCGTTTGATTTTGCGGTTTCATAAATGCTCGGAATAAATGAACCGCCGTAAATTTTTTGCAGTTCGGATATTGTTTCACTTTCAATACCAGTTCTGATGTCATAACGCAAATTTTGTAATTCTTCCGTATCAAATTCCTGTGCCTGTTCCTTTAAACCGGCATATTCCTTTTGAGCGTTACCGAGTTTTGTTTTGCTTTCGTTTGAGTGTCTTTCCATAACGGGAACAGCTTTTTGAATATCGTTTAGTTTAGTCTTAACCGTCTGAATATTGTTTGTATTGAGGTTTGCTAAAATTGTATTTTTCTTTGTACGCAATTCCTCGATTTGCTCCGACAATTCATTGACAGCTTGTGTTAATTCCTTATGTCTGAAAATCTTAATCGGCGGTGTTTTTGCTTTTTCATCCTGTTTCTGTTTGCGTTTGCTGATTTTTGATTTTAATTCGGTAATAATTGCGGAATAATCATCGCAATGAATTTTCAGCCTTGCGGCTTCCGCTGTCTTTGCGTTTTTCCATTTATCCGCAAAATTTATGACATACCGGCAATGAATCATTGTACTGCGTAATTTTTCAAGTGTTTCCGCAGCGGCGGGCAGGGTGCGTTTGATTGCCTCCGTCAGCTTCTTTATCCGTTTTTTGATTTCACGCAAAATATGGTTGTCCTCTTTAATCTGCCGATTTAATTCACACCGTTCGGAAACGCCGCCTTTTTTCTCAATTATCCTTGCGGAAATTCCCTCATAAATTGTCGGCTGTTCATCAATGCCCCTTGCCTTATGACTTCGGTGGTCGATACGGCTTTCGGATTTTGCA encodes:
- a CDS encoding MobA/MobL family protein yields the protein LERVSKYPKSTRYGRQNPITERWNSEEQLQIWRKNWADISNKYLELAKSESRIDHRSHKARGIDEQPTIYEGISARIIEKKGGVSERCELNRQIKEDNHILREIKKRIKKLTEAIKRTLPAAAETLEKLRSTMIHCRYVINFADKWKNAKTAEAARLKIHCDDYSAIITELKSKISKRKQKQDEKAKTPPIKIFRHKELTQAVNELSEQIEELRTKKNTILANLNTNNIQTVKTKLNDIQKAVPVMERHSNESKTKLGNAQKEYAGLKEQAQEFDTEELQNLRYDIRTGIESETISELQKIYGGSFIPSIYETAKSNGADHSAAAGGTQSRYGCNL